One window of the Synechococcus sp. CC9311 genome contains the following:
- a CDS encoding DUF1651 domain-containing protein: MWQQQPDYARYKEKLNGEGWLVNRQEGMLIQIKPDTPTQHAQFVLVSYYRLSARLGKPIRQQRMLRHLGIEMWINLQKIGWQRCTLPN; this comes from the coding sequence ATGTGGCAGCAGCAGCCTGATTACGCCCGATACAAGGAGAAGCTCAACGGTGAAGGCTGGCTGGTCAACAGACAGGAGGGGATGCTCATCCAGATCAAGCCCGACACACCAACGCAACATGCTCAGTTCGTTCTGGTGAGCTATTACCGCTTGTCAGCACGGCTTGGGAAACCCATCAGGCAGCAGCGGATGCTCAGACACCTAGGCATCGAGATGTGGATCAACCTGCAGAAGATCGGTTGGCAACGCTGCACGCTGCCTAACTGA
- a CDS encoding lipocalin-like domain-containing protein has product MTLSSVQSTQAITSPSVHGAWQLLSYDVEQQSSSDTFAPMGDQPTGYVIFTPEGRLSFMLSAEGRKPGSNAEERSALLSSMIAYTGIYRLESDRWITEVDVAWNPEWVGTEQTRFFTIDGDMLTVHTPWRVMPNWSEKGLTRSIVRFQLCR; this is encoded by the coding sequence GTGACCCTCAGTTCGGTTCAGTCCACTCAAGCCATTACTTCCCCCTCCGTTCATGGCGCCTGGCAGCTGTTGAGCTACGACGTCGAACAACAGTCCAGCAGCGACACATTCGCACCGATGGGCGATCAGCCCACTGGCTATGTGATCTTCACTCCGGAAGGCCGTCTCTCCTTCATGCTCTCGGCAGAGGGGCGCAAACCGGGTTCTAATGCCGAAGAGCGATCGGCCCTGTTGAGCAGCATGATCGCCTACACCGGCATCTACCGCCTCGAGAGTGACCGCTGGATCACCGAGGTAGATGTGGCCTGGAACCCCGAGTGGGTTGGTACCGAACAAACCCGATTTTTCACGATCGACGGCGACATGCTTACGGTGCACACCCCTTGGAGGGTGATGCCCAACTGGTCTGAAAAAGGGCTGACTCGCAGCATTGTTCGCTTTCAGCTCTGCCGGTGA
- a CDS encoding 5'-methylthioadenosine/S-adenosylhomocysteine nucleosidase → MNRPLNIDMVIITALSEEKQALKDCFGIDFETVVMHGIHYNVGKITYKNRAINVATVQPIDMGPIPAAVIATRSIIEWQPSIIAMTGICAGIKSLTKMGDIIVASQVFDHTAGTYKNGSITPFQQSIGQDQWVLQFIQSIMDNEKDIIGISSSYPRPKGDIGKTDIHIGPMASGSFVVKDSSYIDSLLDKTSKLYGVDMESYGVASAAKICSSAFDNVMWLVTKGVADHADNKKKDDWHSYCAFVSAKFLMMMINEILKRDNSYLWLENQRKAQMPRN, encoded by the coding sequence TTGAATAGACCGCTTAATATAGATATGGTTATTATCACAGCTCTCTCAGAAGAGAAGCAGGCTCTCAAAGACTGTTTTGGAATTGACTTCGAAACAGTAGTTATGCATGGTATTCACTATAACGTAGGGAAGATTACATATAAAAACCGAGCAATCAACGTAGCTACTGTTCAACCAATTGATATGGGGCCAATCCCCGCAGCCGTCATCGCTACGAGATCAATAATAGAGTGGCAGCCTTCAATTATTGCGATGACTGGAATATGTGCTGGCATAAAATCATTGACCAAGATGGGAGATATTATTGTAGCGAGTCAGGTTTTTGATCATACAGCAGGAACTTATAAAAATGGCTCTATTACTCCCTTTCAGCAATCAATAGGTCAGGATCAATGGGTGCTCCAATTTATTCAATCAATTATGGATAATGAGAAAGATATCATCGGGATTTCTTCGAGCTACCCCAGGCCGAAGGGCGATATTGGAAAAACAGATATTCACATTGGGCCAATGGCTTCTGGCAGCTTTGTCGTCAAAGACTCGTCATATATAGATAGTCTTCTTGATAAAACATCAAAGCTGTATGGAGTTGACATGGAATCGTACGGAGTTGCCTCAGCTGCAAAAATTTGTAGCTCAGCATTCGATAATGTTATGTGGTTGGTTACAAAAGGAGTCGCAGATCATGCGGATAACAAGAAAAAAGATGACTGGCATTCCTATTGTGCCTTTGTCAGTGCAAAATTTTTGATGATGATGATCAATGAAATATTGAAGAGAGATAATTCTTACTTATGGCTAGAGAATCAAAGAAAAGCGCAAATGCCCAGGAATTAA